A genomic segment from Mycoplasma sp. 1018B encodes:
- a CDS encoding OppA family ABC transporter substrate-binding lipoprotein produces the protein MKISKYLFLSNIIITPLILHSCNVRHVQDKYTYTKSFNHPNVNLNYQNINKVKRVETDFESLLHSPLISWKFDNKAKYDNNNHQFYESTNKYLTFGLANKIIIKTFDNTFIFDRDNVNYNNLNNSSDNGIIRINSNDNRNINSLFFIEKLHEAQQIIFELKTSFYVNSLGENTQEIIKPEDYWNSFENDWENLINLLSEYQIKAPEKDDFLNSVVFNIKNNNENIINFILNEITTNMIFNPLSKKDLSNVNKLLFSSPYILNTNTINQQIFIKNSFYPKNDFIFNNSNLKKIILNYNSLPLDENTFNFQQHQSFKQNLISEVNYDDFNKNIQNEIDKNPLIYGLTFNNPNISNSFGNKIFINFEINKELIDTKFAYIFYGNALYDDLHNDDFFSEERIAFRNLFFNILNPFTIVNQLNKSNYWISKVPENMQLKKYLTIDLKDNLNFNNIILWKENSLIKISEFDYKKHFENNFNNFYNAFKSPYFNKIKSNLNKLIDYFYDKYHWNNNEKININMPIFEKENSKIKKIYKDVEKIINDIDNRLNIKFIFVDQNDTKYFLKYQNQISSNYNFEIFAINLLFNQNYLVELLQQIKKGKNEALNQNFVEIILKIKNIINLIDKNILNKKQYLTNIDKEKIISIKYKIQEKLKDLTLDEQINTIKAFDFYLLNPFSTSNFQQLSHSNKQIVQIHFNKPLNDLGYTQYFDILVL, from the coding sequence ATGAAAATAAGTAAATATCTTTTTCTTAGTAATATAATTATCACACCCTTAATATTACATAGTTGTAATGTTAGACATGTACAAGATAAATATACTTATACAAAATCTTTTAATCATCCAAATGTTAATCTTAATTATCAAAATATTAATAAAGTTAAGCGTGTAGAAACAGATTTTGAATCTTTACTTCATTCGCCTCTAATAAGTTGAAAATTTGATAATAAAGCTAAATATGATAACAATAATCATCAATTTTATGAATCTACAAATAAATATCTTACATTTGGATTAGCAAATAAAATTATAATTAAGACATTTGATAACACTTTTATTTTCGATAGAGACAATGTTAATTATAATAACTTAAATAATTCCAGTGATAATGGGATTATAAGAATAAATTCTAATGACAACCGCAATATTAATTCATTATTTTTTATTGAAAAACTTCATGAGGCACAACAAATAATTTTTGAATTGAAAACTAGTTTTTATGTTAATTCATTAGGTGAAAATACACAAGAAATTATTAAACCAGAAGATTATTGAAATTCATTTGAAAATGATTGAGAAAATTTAATTAATTTACTTAGTGAATATCAAATTAAAGCACCAGAAAAAGATGATTTTTTGAATTCTGTTGTTTTTAATATTAAAAATAACAATGAAAATATTATTAATTTTATTTTAAATGAAATAACAACTAATATGATATTCAATCCACTTAGTAAAAAAGATCTTTCAAATGTTAATAAACTTCTATTTTCTTCTCCATATATACTTAATACTAATACTATAAATCAACAAATTTTTATTAAAAATTCTTTTTATCCAAAAAACGATTTTATTTTCAACAATAGTAATTTAAAAAAAATTATTTTAAATTATAATTCTTTGCCTCTTGATGAAAATACCTTTAATTTTCAACAACACCAATCCTTTAAACAAAATTTAATATCTGAAGTAAATTATGACGATTTTAATAAAAACATTCAAAATGAAATTGATAAAAATCCTTTAATTTACGGATTAACTTTTAATAATCCGAATATTTCTAATTCTTTTGGTAATAAAATATTCATTAATTTTGAAATTAATAAAGAATTAATTGATACAAAATTTGCGTACATATTTTATGGAAATGCATTATATGATGATTTACATAATGATGATTTTTTTAGCGAAGAAAGAATTGCTTTTAGAAATTTATTTTTCAATATTTTAAATCCTTTTACAATTGTAAATCAACTAAATAAATCAAATTATTGAATCTCTAAAGTTCCAGAAAATATGCAATTAAAAAAATATTTGACAATTGATTTAAAAGATAATTTAAATTTTAATAATATTATTTTGTGAAAAGAAAATTCATTAATAAAAATATCAGAATTTGATTATAAAAAACATTTTGAAAATAATTTCAATAACTTTTATAATGCTTTCAAAAGTCCTTATTTTAATAAAATTAAATCTAATCTAAATAAATTAATAGATTATTTCTATGATAAATATCATTGAAATAATAATGAAAAAATTAATATTAATATGCCCATTTTTGAAAAAGAAAACTCAAAAATAAAAAAAATATACAAAGATGTAGAAAAAATAATAAATGATATTGATAATAGATTAAATATTAAATTTATTTTTGTTGATCAAAATGATACTAAATATTTTTTAAAATATCAAAATCAAATTAGTTCTAATTATAATTTTGAAATTTTTGCAATTAATTTATTATTTAATCAAAATTATCTAGTTGAATTATTACAACAAATTAAAAAAGGTAAAAACGAGGCGTTAAATCAAAATTTTGTTGAAATTATTCTTAAAATAAAAAACATTATCAACCTAATTGATAAAAACATTTTAAATAAAAAACAATATCTAACAAATATTGACAAAGAAAAAATAATTAGTATCAAATATAAAATTCAAGAAAAATTGAAAGATTTAACTTTAGATGAACAAATAAACACAATAAAGGCATTTGATTTTTATCTTTTAAATCCTTTTAGTACTTCTAATTTTCAACAATTATCACATAGTAATAAACAAATTGTTCAAATACATTTTAACAAACCACTAAATGATTTAGGATATACTCAATATTTTGATATATTAGTTTTATAA
- a CDS encoding HPr family phosphocarrier protein: MKTFSATIIDPIGLHARPTSFIASEASKFKSDIVIVLDKTGKVGNLKSVMMILSMNIRKNDVITIKANGEDEEQAIHELLKAFKSNNLIA, encoded by the coding sequence ATGAAAACATTTAGTGCAACTATTATAGATCCAATTGGTCTTCACGCTCGTCCAACAAGCTTTATAGCATCAGAAGCTTCTAAATTTAAAAGTGATATTGTTATCGTTTTGGATAAAACTGGTAAAGTAGGTAATCTAAAATCAGTAATGATGATACTTTCTATGAACATTAGAAAAAATGATGTTATCACAATTAAAGCTAATGGTGAAGATGAAGAACAAGCAATACATGAACTTTTAAAGGCGTTTAAGTCTAATAATTTAATTGCTTAA
- a CDS encoding ABC transporter permease subunit codes for MCAFIFLYLLLPNDKTFANNLKDVLLNLTKINQNTINFYYYFSHSLIIIASSLLISLILGIPIGSLIALKSNRSFSILFSLILYLIIAFPIFILAPLLIKIAEINDIPVLFLNWNQFDIQYVIYSLFLPIVLLILPLFVFITIISKNTIIKFQKQPFVLQMYALGMNDIQVYFKVFFKRICAQIFLQFNNILLFVITLSIIIERIFLIPGQSIFLIFAFDNKNISLIMQFIIINLLLMQFNYLITNFLHQYLNNNLIINKHSNFLKQQIINKWFLRRNIEK; via the coding sequence ATGTGTGCCTTTATTTTTTTGTATCTTCTTTTGCCCAATGATAAAACTTTTGCTAATAATTTAAAAGATGTTTTATTAAATTTAACAAAAATTAATCAAAATACTATTAATTTCTATTATTATTTTTCTCATAGTTTAATTATTATTGCCAGTTCTTTATTAATATCTTTAATTTTAGGTATACCAATTGGCAGTTTAATAGCTTTAAAAAGTAATAGATCCTTTTCAATCTTATTTTCACTTATTTTATATTTAATTATTGCTTTCCCTATTTTTATTCTTGCTCCTCTATTAATTAAAATAGCAGAAATAAATGATATTCCTGTCTTGTTTTTGAATTGAAATCAATTTGATATTCAGTATGTTATTTATTCTTTATTTTTACCTATTGTTTTACTTATCTTACCTTTATTTGTTTTTATTACTATTATTAGTAAAAATACAATAATTAAATTTCAAAAACAACCATTTGTGTTGCAAATGTATGCTCTAGGAATGAATGATATACAAGTATATTTCAAAGTGTTTTTTAAGCGAATTTGCGCACAAATATTTTTACAATTTAATAATATTCTTTTGTTTGTTATTACTTTAAGCATTATTATTGAAAGAATTTTTCTTATTCCAGGACAATCAATTTTTTTAATTTTTGCTTTTGATAATAAAAATATAAGTTTAATCATGCAATTTATAATTATTAATTTATTGTTAATGCAATTTAATTATTTAATTACTAATTTTTTACATCAATATTTAAATAATAATTTAATAATTAACAAACATTCTAACTTTTTAAAACAACAAATTATTAATAAATGATTTTTAAGGAGAAACATTGAAAAATAA
- the argS gene encoding arginine--tRNA ligase, translating into MINIKEKLLKELKTIAEELKIEKEIFLIEPKSYADLATNMAMGNKNYNPIELAKEIILRLESKKKELYLKNIEIAGPGFINFFIEQELLVENINNVLKLGNDYGKGNRVGKINIEYVSANPTGYLHVGHARNAAIGSALANIVEFSGWKVTREYYINDAGNQINLLAESVFARYQQIFDPSYIMPEESYKGEDIIWASQEFYKKYGNKFKNAKLENEILDLWKKESVELFLGEIKKDLAKFKADIKIWFSEKSLYENDREVIKNAISRLANTYEKDGATWLKTTNYGDDKDRVIIKSNGEYTYFTPDIAYHDIKFQRTNNFKVGNGILLDVWGADHSGYIKRMQTAMQDLGYKGENLIVLSMQLVKLMKNGEEFKMSKRKGTSFFLRDFIDLVGTDSARFILLDRTYNSKLDFDINIATSKNNDNPAILVQYANARAYSLLNKANKLDKNIKAVKFNNETDEKLISTILEFPEIIEKSAEKYLTHLLTQYLIKLAKEFNSWYSNGSKIIGHENEESLLAIVKAVNITLENGLKLLGLSTPHNM; encoded by the coding sequence ATGATCAATATAAAAGAAAAACTTTTAAAAGAATTAAAAACTATTGCAGAAGAATTAAAAATAGAAAAGGAGATATTTTTAATTGAACCTAAATCTTATGCAGATTTAGCAACAAATATGGCAATGGGGAATAAAAATTACAATCCTATAGAATTAGCTAAAGAAATTATTTTAAGATTAGAATCAAAGAAAAAAGAATTGTATCTTAAGAATATAGAAATAGCAGGTCCAGGATTTATAAATTTTTTTATTGAACAAGAATTGTTAGTAGAAAATATAAATAACGTTTTAAAACTAGGCAATGATTATGGTAAAGGCAATAGAGTGGGAAAAATTAATATTGAATATGTTTCAGCAAATCCTACTGGATATTTACATGTTGGGCATGCCAGAAATGCTGCCATTGGTTCTGCTTTAGCTAATATTGTTGAATTTTCAGGATGAAAAGTAACAAGAGAATATTACATAAATGATGCAGGTAATCAAATAAATTTATTAGCCGAAAGTGTATTTGCAAGATATCAACAAATTTTTGATCCTTCTTATATAATGCCAGAAGAATCATACAAAGGCGAAGACATTATTTGAGCATCTCAAGAATTTTATAAAAAATATGGAAATAAATTTAAAAATGCTAAATTAGAAAATGAAATTTTGGATTTATGAAAAAAAGAATCGGTTGAATTATTTTTAGGAGAAATTAAAAAAGATCTTGCTAAATTTAAAGCAGATATAAAAATTTGATTTAGCGAAAAATCATTATATGAAAATGATCGTGAAGTTATTAAAAATGCAATATCAAGATTAGCTAACACATATGAAAAAGATGGCGCTACCTGATTAAAAACTACTAATTACGGGGATGATAAAGATAGAGTAATAATTAAAAGTAATGGAGAATATACTTACTTTACTCCTGATATTGCTTATCATGATATTAAATTTCAAAGAACTAACAATTTTAAAGTAGGAAATGGAATACTTTTAGATGTATGAGGCGCTGATCATTCAGGTTATATTAAAAGAATGCAAACTGCAATGCAAGACTTAGGCTATAAAGGTGAAAATTTAATTGTTTTATCAATGCAACTGGTAAAATTAATGAAAAATGGTGAAGAATTTAAAATGTCAAAAAGAAAAGGAACATCATTTTTCTTAAGAGATTTTATTGATTTAGTAGGTACTGATAGTGCTAGATTTATTTTATTAGATAGAACTTATAATTCTAAATTAGATTTTGATATTAATATAGCAACAAGTAAAAACAATGATAATCCGGCAATTTTAGTGCAATATGCTAATGCTCGTGCTTATTCATTATTAAATAAAGCTAATAAATTAGACAAAAATATAAAAGCCGTAAAATTTAATAATGAAACTGACGAAAAATTGATTTCGACAATATTAGAATTTCCTGAAATAATTGAAAAATCAGCAGAGAAATATTTAACACATTTATTAACACAATATCTAATTAAATTAGCTAAGGAATTTAATTCTTGATATTCTAATGGTAGTAAAATTATTGGTCATGAAAACGAAGAAAGTTTATTAGCTATTGTAAAAGCAGTTAATATAACTTTAGAAAATGGTTTGAAACTTTTGGGTTTGTCTACTCCACACAATATGTAA
- the tuf gene encoding elongation factor Tu, protein MAKLDFNRSKDHVNIGTIGHVDHGKTTLTAAIATVLAKKGLAEARDYASIDNAPEEKARGITINTSHIEYETEKRHYAHVDCPGHADYIKNMITGAAQMDGAILVVAATDGPMPQTREHILLSKQVGVPRMVVFLNKCDMVDDEEMLELVEMEIRDLLSKYGFDGENAPIIRGSAKLAVEGDAAYETKIMELMDAVDSYIETPVKEFDKPFLMAVEDVFTITGRGTVATGRVERGRLTLNEEVEIVGLKATKKTVVTGMEMFRKNLKEVQAGDNAGLLLRGIEKSQIERGQVIAKPGSIIPHTEFKAAIYVLTKEEGGRHTPFFKNYKPQFYFRTTDVTGGVEFEAGREMVTPGENVDLTVKLIAPIAVEEGTKFSIREGGHTVGYGSVTSIIK, encoded by the coding sequence ATGGCAAAATTAGATTTTAATCGTAGTAAAGACCACGTTAATATTGGTACAATTGGTCACGTTGACCATGGTAAAACTACTTTAACAGCTGCTATTGCTACTGTATTAGCAAAAAAAGGTTTAGCTGAAGCTCGTGACTATGCGTCAATCGATAATGCACCAGAAGAAAAAGCTCGTGGTATAACAATTAATACATCACATATCGAATATGAAACAGAAAAACGTCACTATGCACACGTTGACTGTCCTGGTCACGCCGATTACATTAAAAACATGATTACCGGTGCTGCACAAATGGACGGTGCTATCTTAGTTGTTGCTGCAACTGATGGTCCTATGCCTCAAACACGTGAGCACATTCTTCTTTCAAAACAAGTTGGTGTTCCACGTATGGTTGTTTTCTTAAACAAATGTGATATGGTTGATGATGAAGAAATGCTTGAATTAGTTGAAATGGAAATTAGAGACTTATTAAGCAAATATGGTTTTGATGGAGAAAACGCTCCTATTATCCGTGGTTCAGCAAAATTAGCTGTTGAAGGCGATGCTGCTTATGAAACTAAAATTATGGAATTAATGGATGCAGTTGATTCATACATTGAAACTCCAGTTAAAGAATTTGACAAACCATTCTTAATGGCTGTTGAAGACGTTTTCACAATTACAGGTCGTGGTACAGTTGCTACAGGACGTGTTGAACGTGGAAGATTAACCTTAAACGAAGAAGTTGAAATCGTTGGTTTAAAAGCTACTAAAAAAACTGTTGTTACAGGTATGGAAATGTTCCGTAAAAACCTTAAAGAAGTTCAAGCTGGTGACAATGCTGGTTTATTACTTCGTGGTATTGAAAAATCACAAATTGAACGTGGTCAAGTTATTGCAAAACCAGGTTCAATTATCCCTCACACAGAATTTAAAGCTGCAATTTATGTATTAACCAAAGAAGAAGGTGGACGTCACACTCCATTCTTTAAAAACTATAAACCTCAATTCTACTTCCGTACAACAGACGTTACAGGTGGTGTAGAATTTGAAGCTGGTCGTGAAATGGTTACCCCAGGAGAAAATGTTGACTTAACTGTTAAGTTAATTGCTCCTATTGCTGTTGAAGAAGGTACTAAATTCTCTATCCGTGAAGGTGGGCACACCGTTGGTTACGGTAGTGTAACAAGCATTATTAAATAA
- a CDS encoding FAD synthase, translated as MQIFTINNKKNFYKPIYLFGAFESFHLGHQSLLQKAFDLKQNDTKRDIVLIYIKDVENLPKNYQKLIFSNVEYRIQQFANMGIPYAIELNFKEISHFDATTFFNSIINTQDEFTLIIGPDAKFGKNGEGNIEWLNTNYPNNYLIIDELSLNNGQKISTSFLKECLVSGEIELVNNLNSYHYGFTAQINQINNNTYTLNYSNNIINIPSGIYAAYLEMGEYTHYVIFAKNLLKNQLMNLDYKLDITSKNKVTIKPLKLIKTIFSNENFEIQEKDLEECKKFFVQINTKS; from the coding sequence ATGCAAATTTTTACTATAAACAATAAAAAAAATTTTTATAAACCTATTTACTTATTTGGAGCTTTTGAAAGTTTTCATTTGGGTCATCAATCACTATTACAAAAAGCATTTGATCTAAAACAAAATGATACAAAACGTGATATTGTTCTAATTTATATAAAAGATGTTGAAAATTTACCTAAAAATTATCAAAAATTAATTTTTTCTAATGTGGAATACAGAATACAACAATTTGCAAATATGGGAATTCCCTATGCTATTGAATTAAATTTTAAAGAAATATCACATTTTGATGCTACAACTTTTTTCAATAGTATAATCAATACGCAAGACGAATTTACTCTTATAATAGGACCGGATGCTAAATTTGGCAAAAATGGCGAAGGCAATATAGAATGACTAAATACAAACTACCCAAATAATTATTTAATTATCGATGAATTATCATTAAATAATGGTCAAAAAATTTCTACTTCCTTTCTTAAAGAATGTCTTGTTTCTGGAGAAATTGAATTAGTGAATAATTTAAATTCTTATCATTATGGTTTTACTGCTCAAATTAATCAAATAAATAATAATACTTACACTTTAAATTATTCAAATAATATTATTAATATACCTTCAGGAATATATGCTGCTTATTTAGAAATGGGTGAATATACTCATTATGTTATTTTTGCCAAAAATTTACTTAAAAATCAATTGATGAATTTAGATTATAAATTAGATATTACTTCAAAAAATAAAGTTACAATTAAACCATTAAAATTAATAAAGACCATTTTTTCTAACGAAAATTTTGAAATACAAGAAAAAGATTTAGAAGAATGTAAAAAGTTTTTTGTACAAATAAACACTAAAAGTTAA
- a CDS encoding ABC transporter permease subunit — MKNNFFKKDLFQFTKQKRLNIELIHQEKNNSKTVLKRFLSKKINLILLIILMLFIFFLIFLLIFYPYPFNKNIQNSQLFYNLPNYLTPQITKNFDNNDSFYLLIKKINNSEIILKENTFLDKIQITYNPYKLIEYLNNQKYIFLFGTNDLGIDRLANYLFNFAWSIFLVTIITLIQSTIGIFLGITLGFYFNKKFLKISYFLLNSLTTIPLIIIIIIIFKITSYNNWKIILFLSLFGFVGFFNVAYNQTQNLKKEEYIIAYKSIGTSNLRIIFKYICPKVIFYTFSIWTDNITLNLVVFSSLAFFNIKDFESYLNIGNIIKNLLNELNNMPYVLFSIINLILFIFIVKWLSVNIYSSYEFILEY; from the coding sequence TTGAAAAATAATTTTTTTAAAAAAGATCTTTTCCAATTCACTAAACAAAAAAGATTGAATATCGAATTAATTCATCAAGAAAAAAATAATTCCAAGACTGTTTTAAAAAGATTTTTAAGTAAAAAAATTAATTTAATACTATTGATAATATTGATGTTATTTATTTTCTTTTTAATTTTTCTTCTTATATTTTATCCTTATCCTTTTAATAAAAATATTCAAAATTCTCAACTTTTCTATAATTTACCAAATTATTTAACACCTCAAATTACTAAAAATTTTGATAATAATGATAGTTTTTATCTTTTAATAAAAAAAATCAATAATTCTGAAATCATTTTAAAAGAAAATACTTTTTTAGACAAAATTCAAATAACATATAATCCTTATAAATTAATAGAATATTTAAATAATCAAAAATATATTTTTCTTTTCGGCACAAATGATTTAGGCATTGATAGATTGGCTAATTATTTATTTAATTTTGCTTGATCAATTTTTTTAGTTACTATAATAACGCTTATTCAAAGTACTATTGGTATTTTTTTAGGTATTACATTAGGTTTTTACTTTAATAAAAAATTTTTAAAAATTAGTTATTTTTTACTCAATAGTTTAACTACAATACCCTTAATAATTATCATCATTATTATTTTTAAAATAACTTCTTATAATAATTGAAAAATTATCTTATTTTTAAGTTTATTTGGTTTTGTTGGTTTTTTTAACGTTGCTTATAATCAAACTCAAAATTTAAAAAAAGAGGAATATATTATTGCCTATAAATCTATAGGAACAAGTAATCTTAGAATAATATTTAAATATATATGCCCTAAAGTTATTTTTTATACATTTAGTATTTGAACAGATAATATAACTTTAAATTTAGTTGTTTTTTCCTCATTAGCTTTTTTTAATATTAAAGATTTTGAATCTTATTTAAATATTGGTAATATTATCAAAAATTTACTTAATGAATTAAATAATATGCCTTATGTTTTGTTTAGCATTATTAATCTAATATTATTTATCTTTATTGTAAAATGATTATCAGTTAATATTTATAGTAGTTATGAATTTATTTTGGAGTATTAA
- the rpsO gene encoding 30S ribosomal protein S15, with amino-acid sequence MITKEQKQELVKKYGANAKDTGNTFVQIAILTAEIEDLKPHFTNNPKDFHSKRGFLAKINKRRVLLQHLKHTNFETYQKALSELNLRK; translated from the coding sequence ATGATTACTAAAGAACAAAAACAAGAATTAGTTAAAAAATATGGTGCTAACGCAAAAGATACTGGTAATACTTTTGTTCAAATTGCTATTTTAACTGCTGAAATTGAAGATTTAAAACCTCATTTTACTAATAATCCAAAAGATTTTCATTCTAAAAGAGGGTTTTTAGCAAAAATTAACAAACGTAGAGTATTATTACAACATTTAAAACACACCAATTTTGAAACTTACCAAAAAGCTTTGAGTGAATTAAATTTAAGAAAATAA